Proteins from a genomic interval of Gordonia sp. SL306:
- the entS gene encoding enterobactin transporter EntS — protein sequence MNGPRSLLIDISPLRESKPFRRIFVARLISLIGIGLLLVSVPVQMFDLTGSSAQVGAATAVTGITTFVGMIVGGSLADRFDRKRLILIGRGAAALAFAGLAVNAFGAVAATPSVAVLYGLAGFDGLIGALSSSALMAAVPTIIARDKLVAVGALSALTVRVGTAVSPGIAGFIIAGAGVEWAYVVAACLATTTVLILIGLPSMPPTAPVVGAPPKPAPEDGEPSATTPPSFVRFILEQRVVSGVMIVGVLAMVGAGVVALLPALVAERFDGDARATGLLYAAVATGAMIAALTSGWLASVQRPGRILVTALTAAFVVQIFFGLAPVAWLALALLLVIGFIEAIQEVLRYSIIQHHTPGPLLGRVNGIWMAQEVGGVTVGALVAGAFGTIWVASEAIVYYGIVMVVLSLIAALTLRSLVGVRREPAPEHAVS from the coding sequence ATGAACGGCCCGCGGTCCCTCCTGATCGACATCTCACCACTGCGGGAGAGCAAGCCGTTCCGGCGGATCTTCGTGGCGCGGCTCATCTCACTCATCGGTATCGGCCTGCTGCTGGTCTCGGTGCCGGTGCAGATGTTCGACCTGACCGGATCGTCGGCCCAGGTCGGTGCGGCCACGGCGGTCACCGGCATCACCACCTTCGTGGGCATGATCGTCGGCGGGTCCCTGGCCGACCGATTCGACCGCAAACGGCTCATCCTGATCGGCCGCGGTGCGGCGGCGCTGGCGTTCGCGGGACTGGCTGTCAACGCATTCGGGGCCGTCGCCGCAACCCCGTCGGTTGCGGTGTTGTACGGGCTGGCGGGCTTCGACGGCCTGATCGGCGCCCTCTCGTCGTCGGCGCTGATGGCGGCGGTCCCGACCATCATCGCGCGCGACAAACTCGTCGCGGTCGGCGCACTCAGCGCGCTGACCGTACGTGTCGGGACGGCGGTCTCACCGGGGATCGCCGGATTCATCATCGCCGGCGCGGGCGTCGAGTGGGCCTATGTGGTCGCCGCCTGCCTCGCGACCACCACGGTGCTGATCTTGATCGGTCTGCCGTCGATGCCCCCGACCGCGCCCGTCGTCGGCGCGCCACCGAAGCCCGCGCCGGAGGACGGCGAGCCGTCGGCGACCACACCCCCGTCGTTCGTCCGCTTCATCCTCGAGCAGCGGGTGGTGTCCGGGGTGATGATCGTGGGCGTCCTGGCCATGGTGGGCGCGGGCGTGGTCGCGTTGCTCCCTGCGTTGGTCGCCGAGCGTTTCGACGGTGACGCACGTGCCACCGGCCTGCTCTACGCCGCGGTCGCGACCGGGGCGATGATCGCCGCGCTCACCAGCGGCTGGCTGGCGTCGGTACAACGCCCCGGCCGAATCCTCGTGACCGCGCTGACAGCCGCGTTCGTGGTGCAGATCTTCTTCGGACTGGCCCCGGTGGCGTGGCTCGCCCTCGCGCTGCTCCTGGTGATCGGCTTCATCGAGGCCATCCAGGAAGTGTTGCGGTACTCCATCATCCAGCACCACACGCCCGGACCGCTGCTGGGTCGGGTGAACGGGATCTGGATGGCGCAGGAGGTCGGCGGCGTCACCGTCGGCGCGCTGGTCGCCGGTGCCTTCGGCACCATCTGGGTGGCGTCGGAGGCCATCGTCTACTACGGGATCGTGATGGTCGTACTGTCGCTGATCGCGGCGCTGACCCTGCGGTCGCTGGTCGGCGTGCGCCGAGAACCCGCACCCGAGCACGCGGTGAGCTGA
- a CDS encoding phosphopantetheine-binding protein produces the protein MTTNGSTLTREGIIRDIAEILQIPVEEIGDDTNVLDVGLDSVRLMSLIERWRAAGAVKADLVALAADPIVGAWVRELAADPEPDAASATGATEGVER, from the coding sequence ATGACGACGAATGGCTCGACACTCACCAGGGAAGGGATCATCCGCGACATCGCCGAGATCCTGCAGATACCCGTCGAGGAGATCGGCGACGACACCAACGTCCTCGACGTCGGTCTCGATTCGGTCCGGCTCATGTCACTGATCGAACGCTGGCGGGCCGCCGGAGCGGTCAAGGCCGACCTGGTGGCATTGGCAGCGGATCCGATCGTCGGCGCGTGGGTTCGGGAGCTCGCAGCGGATCCGGAGCCAGACGCGGCTTCGGCGACCGGAGCCACCGAGGGGGTAGAGAGATGA
- a CDS encoding tryptophan 7-halogenase translates to MTSAPIETVDVVVVGGGPGGSTVSTLLARSGHRVVQLEKESFPRYQIGESLLPSTIHGVCRLLGVDDKIKQAGFMHKRGGSFRWGTNPVPWNFLFAISPEFAGEGSYAYQVERMKFDQILLEHAAESGVDVRQQCRVNGTERDETGRVVGVRYVDAERGEHHVRAKYVVDASGNTTRLSKYAGGERVYSDFFQNVAIFGYFANGKRLPAPDSGNILCAAFDEGWMWYIPLSDDLTSVGAVIAKSAADQLNAQEETLRGYIDRCALVKDMLSDATRVTEGTYGEIRMRQDYSYANTQFWGNGMVLVGDAACFIDPVFSTGVHLATYAGVLAARSINSVLGGAMSEERAFGEFEGRYRREYAVFYEFLSAFYDMEQSEDSYFWKARRVTNLDRSDLASFVSLVAGGFSGENVLTDPDQVVAKFSASTRALTEATERTGGMDTDSGQRMGHMFSAPVVRDVMEEMNAFQARGAAGDASVEPPLLDGGLVPSADGLAWVEPATVDA, encoded by the coding sequence ATGACCTCCGCCCCGATCGAGACTGTGGACGTCGTCGTCGTCGGCGGGGGTCCGGGTGGTTCGACCGTGTCCACGCTGCTGGCCAGGAGTGGACACCGCGTCGTGCAACTCGAGAAGGAGTCGTTCCCGCGCTACCAGATCGGGGAGTCGTTGTTACCCTCCACGATCCACGGTGTCTGCCGACTTCTCGGTGTCGACGACAAGATCAAGCAGGCCGGCTTCATGCACAAGCGTGGCGGAAGCTTTCGCTGGGGCACGAACCCGGTGCCGTGGAACTTCCTCTTCGCCATCTCTCCCGAATTCGCCGGCGAGGGCTCGTATGCGTACCAGGTCGAACGCATGAAGTTCGACCAGATCCTGCTCGAGCACGCCGCCGAGTCGGGTGTCGACGTGCGACAGCAGTGCCGGGTCAACGGCACCGAGCGGGACGAGACCGGACGGGTGGTCGGCGTCCGGTACGTCGACGCCGAGCGCGGTGAGCACCATGTGCGTGCGAAGTACGTCGTCGACGCCTCCGGAAACACCACCCGACTCTCCAAGTACGCAGGCGGAGAGCGGGTCTACTCCGATTTCTTCCAGAACGTCGCGATCTTCGGCTACTTCGCGAACGGCAAGCGGTTGCCCGCGCCCGATTCGGGGAACATCCTGTGCGCGGCCTTCGACGAGGGCTGGATGTGGTACATCCCGCTGTCGGACGACCTGACCAGCGTCGGCGCCGTCATCGCGAAATCCGCAGCGGACCAGCTCAATGCGCAGGAGGAGACACTTCGGGGTTACATCGACCGCTGCGCCCTGGTCAAGGACATGCTCTCCGACGCCACCCGCGTGACCGAGGGGACCTACGGCGAAATCCGGATGCGCCAGGACTATTCGTATGCCAACACGCAGTTCTGGGGCAACGGGATGGTGCTCGTCGGTGACGCGGCCTGCTTCATCGATCCGGTGTTCTCGACCGGCGTACACCTGGCCACGTACGCGGGGGTCCTTGCGGCACGGTCGATCAACAGCGTGCTCGGCGGTGCGATGTCCGAGGAACGCGCGTTCGGGGAGTTCGAGGGACGTTACCGCCGCGAGTACGCGGTGTTCTACGAGTTCCTGTCGGCCTTCTACGACATGGAGCAGTCCGAGGACTCCTACTTCTGGAAGGCACGCAGGGTCACCAACCTCGACCGTTCCGACCTGGCGTCGTTCGTGTCCCTGGTGGCCGGTGGATTCTCCGGGGAGAACGTGCTCACCGACCCGGACCAGGTCGTCGCCAAGTTCAGCGCATCGACCAGGGCGTTGACCGAGGCGACCGAGAGGACCGGCGGGATGGACACCGACTCGGGACAGCGGATGGGCCACATGTTCAGTGCGCCGGTCGTCCGGGACGTGATGGAGGAGATGAACGCCTTCCAGGCGCGCGGAGCCGCGGGGGACGCCTCCGTCGAACCGCCGCTGCTCGACGGAGGGCTGGTCCCGTCCGCCGACGGGCTCGCCTGGGTCGAGCCCGCAACGGTCGACGCGTGA
- a CDS encoding cation:proton antiporter: MMLTQLAIILAVALSAGMIARRMGLPAMVGELLAGVVLGPSLLGFALPGAQEWLFPDDGAPSALVAGIGQFGILLLVGLAATELDAGLLRKRVKVVSSVSAWSFAIPLMLGIGVGIVVPEHFRGADTSVAEFALLLGAAMSLSAIPVIAKILTDLDLLRREIGQITLAAGTLSDVGAWMLVAVVSAMATVGLRGWQLPLTIVCLLALIVATSVLRPVVHRILDRLESSSQREYVNTVVVILIIGGAALTSALHLEAVLGAFFAGVLVGRRGGAVLEPLQSVTATVLAPVFLATAGLHLDLTELGEPGAVLLAIVILGMATAGKMLGAYIGARVVRVGHWDALALGSGLNARGVVGIVVATVGLQLGVFDDTVYMVVILVALVTSIMAGPMLVHTIRRSGLPSDRPTATPAEEGDSSESPELG; this comes from the coding sequence ATGATGCTGACCCAGCTGGCGATCATCCTCGCTGTCGCGCTGTCGGCGGGGATGATCGCCCGACGGATGGGCCTGCCGGCCATGGTCGGCGAACTGCTGGCGGGTGTCGTGCTCGGCCCGTCGCTCCTCGGCTTCGCTCTGCCCGGTGCCCAGGAGTGGCTCTTCCCCGATGACGGTGCGCCGTCGGCACTCGTTGCGGGGATCGGGCAGTTCGGCATCCTGCTGCTGGTGGGACTGGCGGCCACTGAGCTCGACGCCGGGCTGTTGCGGAAGCGGGTCAAGGTCGTGTCGTCGGTGAGCGCATGGTCGTTCGCCATCCCACTCATGCTCGGCATCGGGGTGGGGATCGTCGTCCCGGAACACTTCCGGGGTGCCGACACGTCCGTCGCCGAGTTCGCGCTGCTGCTGGGCGCGGCCATGTCCCTGAGCGCCATACCGGTGATCGCGAAGATCCTCACCGACCTCGATCTGCTGCGCCGGGAGATCGGGCAGATCACCCTTGCTGCAGGCACACTGAGCGACGTCGGAGCGTGGATGCTCGTCGCGGTGGTCTCCGCGATGGCGACGGTCGGTCTGCGGGGATGGCAGCTGCCGCTCACGATTGTCTGTCTGCTGGCGCTCATCGTCGCGACCTCCGTGCTGCGGCCGGTGGTCCATCGCATCCTCGATCGTCTCGAATCCTCTTCCCAGCGTGAGTATGTCAACACCGTCGTGGTGATCCTGATCATCGGCGGCGCGGCACTGACCAGTGCTCTGCACCTCGAGGCCGTGCTCGGCGCGTTCTTCGCCGGTGTGCTGGTGGGCAGGCGAGGGGGCGCTGTGCTCGAGCCCCTGCAGAGCGTCACCGCGACGGTGCTGGCACCCGTGTTCCTCGCGACAGCCGGACTGCACCTGGATCTCACCGAATTGGGTGAGCCGGGGGCCGTGCTGCTCGCGATCGTGATCCTCGGGATGGCCACGGCCGGCAAGATGCTGGGCGCCTACATCGGCGCCAGGGTCGTGCGGGTGGGTCACTGGGACGCGCTGGCCCTGGGCTCCGGGCTCAATGCACGCGGCGTGGTCGGGATCGTCGTGGCGACCGTTGGACTTCAACTCGGGGTGTTCGACGACACGGTCTACATGGTCGTCATCCTGGTCGCGCTCGTGACCTCGATCATGGCCGGACCGATGCTCGTCCACACAATCCGTAGGAGCGGTCTCCCCTCGGATCGGCCGACGGCGACTCCGGCGGAGGAGGGGGATTCATCCGAATCCCCCGAATTAGGATAG
- a CDS encoding lysine N(6)-hydroxylase/L-ornithine N(5)-oxygenase family protein, whose translation MSSDHSPLVDVVGIGFGPSNLALAIAIEEHNLSAGSHEQVTARFFEKKDAFGWHSGMLLPGTTMQVAFLKDLVTQRNVRSAYTFLNYLAERGRLTHFINRQDFFPLRAEFHDYLGWAADRVGIPVEYSAEITSVRWSDDHFEVVSPTHGMIRARNVVLGGGIRAKLPAGVTAGPRVFHNHRMLAHFAELPSRPNGRFVVVGAGQSAAEVAAYLHDETGAEVHGVFAKYGYTPADDSPYANRIFDPEAVDEYFAADAAWRDRLMQYHRSTNYSAVDPILIEDLYRREYTERVSGERRMFVHGASEVVELTETADTARVRIAHRLTGTETVLDCDAVVFATGFEPTSLTEMVGDLAARCREDRHGRPVLDRHYRVETTDDITGQIFVQGNSEHTHGLTSTLLSNVAIRSGEIVRAIVDDRGLVGAMPGQASRGTVYETTPGPN comes from the coding sequence TTGTCCAGTGACCATTCCCCGTTGGTCGATGTGGTCGGCATCGGGTTCGGGCCGTCGAATCTGGCCCTGGCCATCGCGATCGAGGAACACAATCTCTCCGCCGGGTCGCACGAGCAGGTGACCGCACGCTTCTTCGAGAAGAAGGACGCCTTCGGGTGGCATTCGGGCATGCTCCTGCCGGGCACGACGATGCAGGTCGCCTTCTTGAAGGATCTGGTGACGCAGCGCAACGTCCGCAGCGCGTACACCTTTCTCAACTATCTCGCCGAGCGCGGACGCCTGACCCACTTCATCAACCGGCAGGACTTCTTCCCGCTGCGGGCCGAGTTCCACGATTACCTCGGCTGGGCGGCAGATCGGGTCGGCATCCCGGTCGAATACTCGGCCGAGATCACGTCTGTTCGATGGTCCGACGATCACTTCGAGGTCGTCTCGCCCACGCACGGCATGATCCGGGCCCGGAACGTGGTACTCGGCGGCGGTATCCGCGCGAAACTGCCCGCCGGGGTCACCGCGGGACCCCGCGTCTTCCACAATCATCGGATGCTGGCGCATTTTGCCGAACTGCCGAGCCGGCCCAACGGTCGTTTCGTGGTCGTCGGGGCCGGCCAGAGCGCGGCCGAGGTGGCGGCGTACCTGCATGACGAGACCGGCGCGGAAGTCCACGGGGTCTTTGCCAAATACGGCTACACGCCCGCAGATGACAGTCCGTATGCGAACCGGATCTTCGATCCCGAGGCCGTCGACGAGTACTTCGCCGCCGACGCGGCATGGCGCGACCGCCTGATGCAGTACCACCGCAGCACGAACTACTCGGCAGTCGACCCGATCCTGATCGAAGATCTCTACCGACGCGAATACACCGAGCGGGTCAGCGGCGAGCGACGGATGTTCGTCCACGGGGCATCGGAGGTGGTCGAGCTCACCGAGACCGCAGACACCGCCCGGGTCCGCATCGCCCACCGGCTCACCGGGACCGAGACCGTCCTCGACTGTGATGCCGTAGTCTTCGCCACCGGTTTCGAGCCGACATCGCTGACGGAGATGGTGGGCGATCTGGCCGCTCGCTGCCGAGAGGACCGGCACGGTCGTCCCGTTCTCGATCGCCACTACCGCGTCGAGACCACCGACGACATCACCGGGCAGATCTTCGTGCAGGGGAACTCCGAGCACACGCACGGGCTCACCTCGACACTGCTCTCCAATGTGGCCATCCGGTCCGGTGAGATCGTTCGGGCGATCGTCGACGACCGCGGGCTGGTCGGGGCGATGCCCGGCCAGGCGTCCCGCGGCACCGTGTACGAGACGACGCCCGGGCCGAACTAG
- a CDS encoding LLM class F420-dependent oxidoreductase produces the protein MTRLGYQIPNFTYPGVTADRLFPTVVAQAVEAEDSGFDTVLVMDHFYQLPILGTPDEPMIECYTLLSALAQHTSRVRLSALVTGNTYRNPTLLAKTVTALDVVSGGRAQLGIGAGWFELEHDALGYEFGTFTDRFEKLEESLQIVLGMLEGNKPSLDGTWYRVRDALNVPAPLSKIPVMIGGGGERKTLRMVAQYADESNLICAVEDIGRKLDALAGHCDRLGRNRSEITVSLQTSACIAPTHDEAVAEFESYLERNPAAEVRRANTIVGDPDEVGARFSELLATGVDGITVNAPANGHVPGRVSLLGSTLAPLIGG, from the coding sequence GTGACCAGACTCGGCTACCAGATCCCCAACTTCACCTATCCCGGCGTCACCGCGGATCGCCTCTTCCCCACCGTCGTCGCGCAGGCCGTCGAGGCCGAGGACTCCGGATTCGACACCGTGCTGGTGATGGATCACTTCTACCAGCTCCCCATCCTCGGCACTCCCGACGAACCGATGATCGAGTGCTACACCCTGCTCTCGGCCCTCGCCCAGCACACGTCGAGGGTCAGGCTGTCGGCACTCGTGACGGGCAACACCTATCGCAACCCGACACTCCTCGCCAAGACCGTCACGGCATTGGATGTGGTCTCGGGCGGGCGTGCCCAGTTGGGTATCGGCGCCGGCTGGTTCGAGCTTGAGCACGACGCACTGGGCTACGAGTTCGGCACCTTCACCGATCGATTCGAGAAACTCGAGGAATCGCTGCAGATCGTCCTCGGCATGCTCGAAGGGAACAAGCCGAGCCTCGACGGCACCTGGTATCGAGTCCGTGATGCGCTCAATGTGCCTGCGCCACTGTCGAAGATCCCGGTCATGATCGGCGGCGGCGGCGAGCGTAAGACACTGCGCATGGTTGCCCAGTACGCCGACGAATCGAATCTCATCTGCGCGGTCGAGGATATCGGCCGCAAGCTGGACGCCCTGGCCGGGCACTGTGACCGCTTGGGCCGCAACCGCTCCGAGATCACCGTGAGCCTGCAGACGTCGGCGTGTATCGCGCCGACGCACGACGAGGCCGTCGCCGAATTCGAGTCGTATCTCGAGCGCAATCCTGCAGCCGAAGTGCGTCGGGCAAACACCATCGTGGGCGACCCGGACGAGGTGGGTGCGCGGTTCTCAGAGCTCCTCGCGACCGGTGTGGACGGCATCACCGTCAACGCTCCTGCCAACGGCCATGTGCCGGGGCGGGTCTCGTTGTTGGGCTCGACCCTCGCCCCGCTGATCGGCGGCTAG
- a CDS encoding nucleoside hydrolase, which yields MTRLILDCDTGIDDSLALLYLLGRRDVDLVGIVSTAGNVPVDVVTANNLAWLELCGRTDIPVHTGSPEPLTAELMTTEDTHGPLGIGYAELPPATQPASRLDAADAWIEAATAHPGELIGLVTGPLTSLATAIRRDPALPTRLARLVIMGGAFHVHGNTTPTSEWNVAVDPEAAAEVFAAFGRDGTEPPIVCPLDLTESVAMTPDHLVRLAATAGSSPVECPDPTDEPGLRSVSDNVLIRHLMDAMRFYLEFHHIHDEGYIAHLHDPFAAMVALAPDIVTTIPARVDVELIGRHTRGMTVADERSMTGEPNARIATATDVDAVFDDLIDTIGSYARSYAPSDNSGSGIAARM from the coding sequence GTGACCCGCCTCATCCTCGACTGCGACACCGGCATAGACGACTCGCTCGCCCTCCTCTATCTCCTCGGCCGCCGCGATGTCGACCTGGTCGGCATCGTGTCGACGGCGGGCAATGTGCCCGTCGACGTGGTCACCGCCAACAATCTGGCGTGGCTCGAGTTGTGCGGACGCACCGACATCCCGGTGCACACCGGCTCGCCAGAACCACTCACGGCCGAACTGATGACCACCGAGGACACCCACGGCCCCCTCGGCATCGGGTACGCCGAGCTCCCACCCGCCACCCAACCGGCCAGTCGTCTCGACGCCGCAGATGCCTGGATCGAGGCGGCGACGGCACACCCGGGCGAGCTGATCGGACTGGTGACCGGACCGTTGACGTCCCTGGCGACCGCGATCCGGCGCGACCCCGCGCTCCCCACCCGCCTGGCCCGACTCGTGATCATGGGCGGCGCGTTCCACGTGCACGGGAACACCACGCCGACCTCGGAGTGGAATGTCGCGGTGGATCCCGAAGCCGCCGCCGAGGTGTTCGCCGCATTCGGGCGCGACGGTACGGAACCACCCATCGTCTGCCCACTCGACCTCACCGAGTCGGTGGCGATGACGCCAGATCACCTCGTCCGGCTCGCCGCGACGGCAGGCAGTAGCCCCGTCGAGTGCCCCGATCCCACCGACGAGCCAGGCCTGCGGTCGGTCTCAGACAATGTGCTGATCCGGCATCTGATGGACGCGATGCGCTTCTACCTCGAGTTCCATCACATCCACGACGAGGGCTACATCGCCCATCTCCACGACCCGTTCGCGGCCATGGTCGCACTGGCGCCCGACATCGTGACGACGATCCCCGCGCGCGTCGACGTCGAGCTGATCGGGCGTCACACGCGCGGGATGACCGTCGCAGACGAACGGTCGATGACCGGGGAACCCAATGCGCGGATCGCCACCGCGACCGATGTCGACGCAGTGTTCGACGACCTGATCGACACGATCGGCTCCTATGCGAGATCATATGCACCATCGGACAATTCGGGCAGCGGGATTGCCGCGCGAATGTGA